From Drosophila nasuta strain 15112-1781.00 chromosome X, ASM2355853v1, whole genome shotgun sequence, one genomic window encodes:
- the LOC132795894 gene encoding uncharacterized protein LOC132795894 isoform X1, which produces MRAVQDLWLSNVFDSRMVLQNHNTVVARSTLTPNSSSQNFGSHHGGQSLGVGRTPLSSGPSNQRPIVDLLVAMVAVPVLILCALQLEKNLHEMHDSAESRWLVFALGIGMLVISVIICGYVTHRMGVCIWAGPIDEAGNRAGNGALPHINSQNDVLRIVDSLPPSYESVVKCDLPPPPYDCLVIDVEQSKAMQPQTSSKDASQAQTASGSISIAISGATLHI; this is translated from the exons ATGCGCGCCGTTCAAGATCTTTGGCTGAGTAACGTATTTGACTCCAG AATGGTGCTGCAGAATCACAACACTGTAGTTGCCCGCTCCACACTGACgccgaacagcagcagccagaacTTTGGCTCCCACCATGGCGGTCAATCGCTGGGCGTGGGCCGGACACCGTTGAGCAGTGGACCGAGCAACCAGCGTCCGATTGTCGATCTGCTGGTGGCCATGGTGGCTGTCCCTGTGTTGATATTGTGCGCCTTGCAGCTGGAGAAGAATCTGCACGAGATGCACGACAGCGCCGAGTCGCGTTGGCTTGTGTTTGCCCTGGGGATTGGCATGCTGGTGATCAGTGTGATCATCTGTGGCTATGTCACACATCGCATGGGCGTCTGCATCTGGGCTGGACCCATCGACGAGGCCGGCAATCGTGCTGGCAATGGAGCACTCCCCCAC ATCAACTCACAGAATGATGTGCTGCGCATTGTGGACTCGCTGCCGCCCAGCTATGAGAGTGTGGTCAAGTGTGATCTGCCCCCGCCGCCATACGATTGCCTCGTCATCGATGTGGAGCAGAGCAAAGCCATGCAGCCGCAGACATCGTCGAAGGATGCGTCCCAAGCTCAGACGGCTTCCGGTTCCATTTCCATAGCCATATCAGGCGCAACTCTGCACATCTGA
- the LOC132795759 gene encoding LOW QUALITY PROTEIN: regulator of G-protein signaling 7 (The sequence of the model RefSeq protein was modified relative to this genomic sequence to represent the inferred CDS: deleted 1 base in 1 codon), with protein sequence MVTMNSEADKTQSSTQATNALAMSSAPKSPPATATEAAGATTATTPIVAAVTITTTAADNSSPASPAAAAAVATAADTTAATPAASPTAASPAALANGNSNAGSASDAAAETASLHNVNVNGGSSSSNSELNAVTTAATTTTATAAAATTASTTTTSSSSSAVITTITSASPTTTESSGSNCTTTIAAVTPQLSGRSVSIRDATAPSGSGSGSGSGSGSAAAAASASAASSSAAPAKTSSSALLSVGSNHHHHHHHSSQSQSTSQSQSPQPAPVQSASQQTHHQQRGSKNEDAPNILVYKKMEAIIEKMQAESSGVAVRTVKAFMSKVPSVFTGADLVAWILKNFDVEDVTEALHFAHLLSSHGYIFPIDDHALTVKNDGTFYRFQTPYFWPSNCWEPENTDYAVYLCKRTMQNKTRLELADYEAENLAKLQKMFSRKWEFIFMQAESQSKVAKKRDKLERKVLDSQERAFWDVHRPMPGCVNTTEIDIKKAYRRGGSSHGTGSAGASVSKNPVEQLTRIIALRKQKLERRTIKVSKAAEALVAYYDQYNEFDYFITSPELPNPWQTDSTEMWDTEKNSKEVPVRRVKRWAFSLRELLNDAIGRDQFTKFLEKEYSGENLKFWESVQEMKALPQSEIKEAIQKIWQEFLAPDAPCPVNVDSKSVELAREAVNSPSGPNRWCFDVAASHVYHLMKSDSYSRYLRSEMYKDYLNCSRKKIKSIPNLFGVKR encoded by the exons ATGGTAACAATGAACTCGGAAGCGGACAAAACACAGAGCAGCACGCAAGCAACTAATGCGCTGGCGATGAGCAGCGCGCCCAAATCGCCaccagcgacagcaacagaagctgcaggtgcaactacagcaacaacaccaatagTGGCAGctgtaacaataacaacaacagcagcggacAACAGCAGCCCAGCgtcaccagcagcagcagcagcagtagcaactgcagcagacacaacagcagcgacgccAGCCGCATCGCCGACAGCCGCATCGCCAGCAGCGCTGgccaatggcaacagcaatgcaGGAAGTGCAAGCGACGCAGCAGCGGAGACTGCATCGCTGCACAATGTCAATGTCaatggcggcagcagcagcagcaacagcgaatTGAATGCcgtcacaacagcagcaacaacaacaacggcaacagctgctgcagcaacgacagcatcaacaacaacaactagcagcagcagcagcgcagtcaTCACAACAATAACCAGCGCTAGTCCGACGACAACTgaaagcagcggcagcaactgcACCACAACCATTGCAGCCGTAACGCCGCAGCTGTCGGGCAGAAGCGTCAGCATACGCGATGCAACAGCGCCgagtggcagcggcagcggtaGTGGGAGTGGCAGCGgatcggcagcagcagcggcgtcgGCGTCGGCAGCATCGTCATCAGCAGCGCCAGCTAAAACATCATCAAGTGCTTTGCTCAGTGTGGGCagcaatcatcatcatcatcaccatcattcctcgcagtcgcagtcaacgtctcagtcgcagtcgccgcaGCCGGCGCCAGTGCAGTCGGCGTCGCAGCAGACGCATCATCAGCAGCGCGGCAGCAAAAACGAAGATGCCCCCAACATTCTTGTCTACAAAAAG ATGGAAGCAATCATCGAGAAGATGCAGGCAGAGTCGAGCGGAGTCGCCGTGCGCACTGTGAAGGCGTTTATGAGCAAAGTGCCATCGGTGTTTACGGGCGCCGATTTGGTTGCCTGGATACTGAAGAACTTTGATGTGGAGGATGTGACCGAGGCGCTGCATTTTGCCCATCTGCTTAGCTCCCATGGCTACATATTTCCCATCGATGATCATGCGCTGACCGTTAAAAACGATGGCACATTTTACAG ATTTCAGACACCATACTTTTGGCCATCGAACTGCTGGGAGCCGGAGAACACGGACTATGCGGTGTACCTGTGCAAGCGAACGATGCAGAATAAAACGCGTCTCGAGCTGGCCGACTACGAGGCTGAGAATCTGGCCAAGCTGCAGAAGATGTTTTCACGCAAATGGGAATTCATATTCATGCAG GCCGAATCACAGAGCAAGGTGGCCAAGAAGCGGGACAAACTGGAGCGCAAGGTGCTGGACTCGCAGGAGCGGGCCTTTTGGGATGTGCATCGACCGATGCCGGGCTGCGTAAATACCACCGAAATAGATATCAAGAAGGCGTATCGACGCGGCGGCTCCAGTCACGGCACTGGCTCCGCTGGCGCCTCCGTGTCCAAGAATCCCGTCGAGCAACTGACCCGCATCATTGCGCTGCGCAAGCAGAAGCTCGAGCGGCGTACAATCAAAGTGTCCAAGGCGGCCGAAGC TTTGGTCGCCTACTACGATCAGTACAATGAGTTTGATTACTTTATAACCTCGCCGGAGCTGCCCAATCCCTGGCAAACGGACAGCACCGAGATGTGGGATACCGAAAAGAATAG CAAAGAAGTTCCTGTTCGTCGCGTCAAGCGATGGGCATTTAGTTTGCGTGAGCTGCTCAACGATGCCATTGGACGTGATCAGTTTACCAAATTCTTGGAAAAGGAATACAGCGGCGAGAATCTGAA aTTCTGGGAATCGGTGCAGGAGATGAAAGCGCTGCCACAGTCTGAAATTAAGGAAGCCATTCAGAAGATCTGGCAAGAGTTTCTCGCTCCAGATGCACCGTGTCCGGTGAACGTTGACTCCAAGTCTGTGGAATTGGCACGCGAGGCGGTCAATTCGCCAAGCGGACCCAATCGCTGGTGCTTCGATGTGGCCGCCTCGCATGTGTATCACCTGATGAAGAGCGATTCGTATTCGCGTTATCTACGCTCCGAAATGTACAAGGATTATCTCAACTGTTCGCGC AAAAAGATCAAGTCCATACCCAATTTGTTTGGGGTGAAACGTTGA
- the LOC132795894 gene encoding uncharacterized protein LOC132795894 isoform X2, whose protein sequence is MVLQNHNTVVARSTLTPNSSSQNFGSHHGGQSLGVGRTPLSSGPSNQRPIVDLLVAMVAVPVLILCALQLEKNLHEMHDSAESRWLVFALGIGMLVISVIICGYVTHRMGVCIWAGPIDEAGNRAGNGALPHINSQNDVLRIVDSLPPSYESVVKCDLPPPPYDCLVIDVEQSKAMQPQTSSKDASQAQTASGSISIAISGATLHI, encoded by the exons ATGGTGCTGCAGAATCACAACACTGTAGTTGCCCGCTCCACACTGACgccgaacagcagcagccagaacTTTGGCTCCCACCATGGCGGTCAATCGCTGGGCGTGGGCCGGACACCGTTGAGCAGTGGACCGAGCAACCAGCGTCCGATTGTCGATCTGCTGGTGGCCATGGTGGCTGTCCCTGTGTTGATATTGTGCGCCTTGCAGCTGGAGAAGAATCTGCACGAGATGCACGACAGCGCCGAGTCGCGTTGGCTTGTGTTTGCCCTGGGGATTGGCATGCTGGTGATCAGTGTGATCATCTGTGGCTATGTCACACATCGCATGGGCGTCTGCATCTGGGCTGGACCCATCGACGAGGCCGGCAATCGTGCTGGCAATGGAGCACTCCCCCAC ATCAACTCACAGAATGATGTGCTGCGCATTGTGGACTCGCTGCCGCCCAGCTATGAGAGTGTGGTCAAGTGTGATCTGCCCCCGCCGCCATACGATTGCCTCGTCATCGATGTGGAGCAGAGCAAAGCCATGCAGCCGCAGACATCGTCGAAGGATGCGTCCCAAGCTCAGACGGCTTCCGGTTCCATTTCCATAGCCATATCAGGCGCAACTCTGCACATCTGA